A region from the Vulpes lagopus strain Blue_001 chromosome 5, ASM1834538v1, whole genome shotgun sequence genome encodes:
- the PRR30 gene encoding proline-rich protein 30 yields the protein MLPQNKDQVLLQNTVPPGHPPLHPSPLVDSPPSNLQPLSPQLPPSPSHPPYSPPPQSHSPGSHFYSSDSNSDFILHPYSSSLPSSPSFFHQNYLSLSFPPSSSASHQLYPSPALTHSSSPSQLWNTSLPQSHCQSASHPGDCPSSSVTSRTPSLPSGGVHLNRQTWPWHQYGDTGPPGAVGECVASKRDPAEFRDPGALAQALVVHLGHRRIAHDLRLLLLQRLWLGKTGQAPVVEYPICLVCLKPRSPSCPIPRYRTGPRLLAFPQLLPCAQGQESGPLRIGIGFGLRLPRGQARALHLLPERRPEEARPQGEATQAHGYQTRASQAPAAQAPVARARARADPAPGTQSQTESLRSTGPRFPNSTCFSGPLPQAPKQATVSLKRRPSSAPKRPASPEPILQKSPP from the coding sequence ATGTTGCCTCAAAACAAGGACCAGGTGCTGCTACAGAACACAGTACCCCCTGGGCACCCTCCTTTGCACCCCTCGCCTCTTGTGGACTCACCACCCAGCAACCTACAGCCTCTGTCTCCCCAGCTaccaccctctccctcccaccccccttactcccctcccccacagtcCCACTCTCCTGGCTCCCATTTCTACTCTTCTGACTCCAATTCTGACTTTATCCTACACCCttactcttcctctctcccaagCTCCCccagtttctttcatcagaattacctctctctctccttcccaccctcttcctctgcctcccaccagctatatccctcccctgctctcactcattcctcctccccctctcagCTGTGGAACACCTCTCTTCCCCAGTCTCATTGCCAGTCAGCTTCCCACCCAGGAGACTGCCCTAGCTCCTCTGTCACTTCCCGGACCCCCAGCCTACCTTCTGGTGGGGTCCACTTGAACAGGCAGACATGGCCCTGGCATCAGTACGGGGACACCGGGCCCCCTGGGGCAGTGGGGGAATGCGTGGCAAGCAAGAGGGACCCTGCAGAGTTCAGGGACCCGggggccctggcccaggccctggtGGTCCATCTGGGGCATCGCCGCATTGCACACGACCTGCGGCTACTGCTTCTGCAGCGCCTGTGGCTAGGCAAAACTGGCCAGGCCCCAGTTGTAGAATATCCTATATGCCTGGTGTGTCTCAAGCCCCGCAGCCCTTCTTGCCCCATCCCCAGGTACAGGACTGGACCCCGGCTGCTTGCCTTTCCCCAGCTACTGCCCTGTGCACAGGGCCAGGAATCCGGACCACTCCGCATAGGCATTGGTTTTGGCCTCCGCCTGCCTcggggccaggccagggcctTGCATCTGTTGCCAGAAAGAAGGCCAGAGGAAGCAAGGCCTCAGGGCGAGGCCACTCAGGCCCATGGATATCAAACTCGGGCATCCCAGGCTCCAGCAGCTCAAGCACCAGTGGCTCGGGCTCGGGCACGGGCAGATCCAGCCCCTGGCACACAGTCCCAGACCGAGAGCCTCAGATCTACAGGCCCTCGATTTCCAAACTCTACATGCTTTTCAGGGCCTCTACCTCAGGCACCCAAACAGGCCACTGTCTCCCTGAAGCGCAGGCCTTCCTCTGCCCCCAAGAGGCCTGCCTCTCCAGAACCCATTCTTCAAAAGTCACCACCCTAG
- the TCF23 gene encoding transcription factor 23: MSQREVGGAPAMPGVGRNPAKATLQLVAGTGRKKSHLSRTRQDRWEETSWSNQRWSRAAPSPRGVRARSLARGRSEAGPENAARERSRVRTLRQAFLALQAALPAVPPNTKLSKLDVLVLATSYIAYLTRTLGHELPGPAWPPFLRGLRYLHPLKKWPVRSRLYAGGLGSSGLDSTTATTSSHRTKEVEARSQVSEEANGLFPTRPLSPALGDK, from the exons ATGTCACAGCGGGAGGTCGGAGGGGCACCGGCTATGCCAGGTGTGGGGCGGAACCCGGCTAAGGCCACACTGCAGTTGGTAGCTGGCACTGGCAGGAAGAAGAGCCACCTGAGCAGAACAAGGCAGGACCGGTGGGAAGAGACCAGCTGGAGCAACCAAAGGTGGAGCAGAGCTGCCCCAAGCCCCCGAGGGGTCAGGGCCAGAAGCCTGGCTCGAGGCCGG AGTGAGGCCGGTCCTGAGAACGCTGCACGGGAGCGGAGCCGGGTGAGGACACTGCGCCAGGCCTTCCTGGCCCTACAGGCTGCTCTGCCCGCTGTGCCGCCCAACACCAAGCTCTCCAAGTTGGACGTGCTGGTGCTTGCCACCAGCTACATAGCCTACCTCACCCGCACACTTGGCCATGAGTTGCCCGGCCCCGCCTGGCCACCCTTCCTGCGTGGACTCCGCTACCTGCACCCTCTCAAG AAGTGGCCCGTGCGGTCTCGTCTCTATGCTGGAGGCCTGGGGAGCTCTGGCCTTGACTCCACCACAGCTACCACCTCAAGCCACAGAACAAAGGAGGTAGAGGCCAGGTCCCAAGTCTCTGAAGAGGCAAACGGTCTCTTTCCCACGAGGCCACTCTCACCGGCTCTTGGTGACAAATGA